The genomic window GATTTTCTTTCGATAATTTCTTTGAATCCGTTAAACCGAGTAACTTAAAGTCTGTTGGTAAAATCACTGCAGCAGCTGTAACGGGTCCAGCCAATGGTCCTCTCCCTACTTCATCTACACCGCAAATGGCTTGGTACCCTTGTTGACGTAATTCAAGCTCATAAATGCTCATTTCTTGATGCATTTGCTCAATAGAAGCCATTCTCATTTGGGCCGCATCGTATCGTTTCAGTAGTGCCTGTACACCTTTTCGATGATCTTCTCTTAGTCCATTCACTTGTTCGGTCGTTAATTCGTTGTTCGCCAATTGGCTTTTTATGGTTGTTATTGAAATCACGTTCTTCTTCTCCTTTTTTTCTTTTCATCTATGATATAGTAGGAATGCATGATTTATAGAGTAGGAGTTTATATGTATGGCATTATCAGAAGTCATTATTCTTATTGTTATCGGCTTTATAGCTGGAGTCATTAACACCGTTTCAGCAGGAGGTTCTTTATTAACATTACCATTACTACTTTTTATTGGGTTACCTGCAACAGAAGCAAACGCAACAAACCGAGTGGCGATCGTCGCTCAAAGCATCACGTCCATTATTACCTTTAAACGAAAGCAATCGCTTCAACTAAGAAAAAATGCAACGATCTATTTAACTTCGGCTGTTGGCGCTATTTTCGGTGCTTTTTCGGCTTTGTCGATTAGTGACCGTACATTCGTTTTTATTTTGGCTCTTACTATGGTCACATCCATTTTATTTTTAATTTGGAATCCCCTCAAAGCTGTAAATCGCTCTGTTACACTAACGCCCTTCATGTCGTTTTTAGGTGGTGCACTAACGATTGGAATTGGATTTTATAGTGGCTTCATTCAAGTCGGTGTCGGCTTTTATATTATGATTCTCGCTATCTTACTGTATAAAAGATCATTCGCTGAAGCAACGCTTATAAAAATCATTGTTGCTGGTGTATCTGTGTCACTCTCTCTTGTCATTTATGCAGCTAATGGACAAGTCAACTGGCTCGTAGGGGTTGTTCTCGCTTCTGGTAATATGGCCGGAGCGCTATTAGGTAGCCGTATCGTTTTAGGAAAACAAACAAAATGGATTCGTATCGTTCTTATCTGCACGATCTTGTTAATGGCTATTCGCCTACTGTTCGAACTGTACACTTAATCGTTTCTTACGCACAAAACCGAGAATGCGATAACGCCATTCTCGGTCTATACGGTTCACTTATTCAGGCGTTGGCACACGCTCTAACGTTATTCGTCCAATCGTGCCGCTTCTAAGCTCTCTTAATAGTAGTTCTGCCGTACGATCGTAATCAACAAGCCCTCCGCGCAACATACAACCTCGTTTACGACCAATCTCATCAAACAGACTACCCATATCTTCACCATCTATATCATCGTCAAGCTGATAGCGCTTTTTTATGAGTTCAGGATAAACGTCGAGACAATAGCGCAGAACGAACGCCGCCACGTCCCCATAATCAAGCAATTCATCTTTAATAGCGCCAGTCGCAGCTAAACGAAAACCAACTTCTTGGTCTTCAAATTTCGGCCATAATATTCCTGGGGTATCAAGTAGATCTAAACTTGTGCCTACTTTAATCCATTGCTGTTGCTTCGTAATTCCAGGTCGATCGCCTACTTTTGCTTGCCGTTTATTGACGAGGCGATTAATAAACGTCGACTTTCCAACATTAGGAATACCCAGAATGACCGCTCGAAGCGCCCTAGGCTTCATTCCTTTTGATTCCCATTTTCTATATAAATCTTTTGCTAGTGCTTGGCACGCTGGTACAATCTTTTTGACTCCTTGACCGGTTTGGGAGTTTACTTCAACGACTGCATGACCTTGCCGTTCAAAAAAATGCTTCCAGTGTTCTGTTTGTTTCGGATCTGCTAAATCTGTTTTATTTAATAAAATAAGACGAGGCTTATGCTGGACAAGCTCATCAATGACAGGGTTTTGCGAAGACACTGGAATTCGTGCGTCTAAGAGCTCAATGACAACGTCGATCATCGACAGTTTCTCATTGATCTCTCGTCGTGCTTTCGCCATATGCCCTGGATACCATTGAATGGTTTTCATTTCTACACCTACTTACTATTCTACAATTGATATATTTTCAAAAGGGTAAAAGATGACATTTGCTTTTCCAATGACATCTTCTTTTGAAACGAGTCCGATGGCACGGCTATCTTTACTTAAGCGTCGATTATCTCCCATAACAAAATACGATTCTTCTGGAATGATGGTATTACCTGTAATCTCTTCCAACGTAAAATCACCTGTTAACAGTTGACCTTGTTGGACGCTTTTCTTTAAACCTTCAAGATAGGGTTCTTCTACAGCCTCTCCGTTAATGAACAAAGTATCCTCTCGATAAACTAACTCATCACCTGGTACGCCAATTACTCGTTTAATATAATTTTTTCCTTCAGGGGCATGAAACACAATGATATCAAACCGCTCTGGTTTTGAAAATGCATATTCAATTTGATTCACAATCATTTTGTCACCAGAATCAAGCGTTGGCTGCATCGAGTGACCGTCTACCACAATCGGCGCCAACAAAAACATGCGGACGAGAACAGTTGTAATTAAAGCAATGCTGAGGATCTTTGCCCACTCTACAAGATTTGCGCGACTTTTCATCTCGTGCCCTCCCTTCCTTCTATCATACCATGTTTTAATCCGTCAGGCATCGAATATTGAAAAGGGTTTTTCCTTTTATAAGCGTAGCAGACAGTCCCTTTATTTCTTCATGTCGTACGTTTCCCTGAGAAAATAGACGTCTCATTGGACGCAAAAAGAAGCGCCCCTCATATCGAGGAACGCCTCTTCTTTAGTGGTCATATAGACTACAACCACAGATGGTACATTAACGACGGATTTCTTTAATACGTGCTTTTTTACCACGTAGGCTACGTAGGTAATAAAGTTTCGCACGACGTACGCGTCCTTGACGCTTCACTTCGATCTTTTCGATCTTTGGTGAATGTAATGGGAATGTACGTTCAACACCTACACCGTAAGAGATTTTGCGTGCAATAAACGTTTCGCTGATACCAGATCCACGACGCTTAATGACAACACCTTCAAATAACTGAATACGCTCACGAGTACCCTCAACAACTTTTACGTGAATTGAAAGAGTATCCCCTGGACGAAAATCAGGATGATCAGTACGCAACTGCTCTGTAGTGATTTCTTTAATAAGGTTGCTCATCGTATCGTTCCCTCCTTCCCTACAGACATTCTTGCTTACTTAAGCAGCGGAATATCGTAATCTCGCTAATGAATGCTCATTAGTCACAACTATTATCATAGCATAAACCATTGCCTTAGACAACCAACCAATTAAATTCTTTCAAGCTTCGGTAGCCCTAAAATTGAAAAGACAACTTCTAATTGCTGCTTGACGAGCTCTGTTAGTTTTAACCGTCTCTTTTGCTCGTCAGGTGTCGCTTTAATAACAGGACAAAGCGCATAGAAACGATTGTATAAACTTGCTAATTCAAATGCAAATGTACAAAGCAAATTCGGCTCTAATTCACTAATCGAGCGTTCAAATGTACCATTCCAGCCAGACACATGTTTGAGAATCGCTCGTTCAGCGTCTTCCGCTTCGGCAAATGACCCTTCTGTTGAAGTTAAGTCGGCTGCTTGAGCTTTTTGCAAAATGCTATTTGCCCGTGCATACGTGTAAATTAAATAGATTCCTGTGTTACCTGTTACTTGTGTAGCCTCGTCTAAATCAAAAATAATATCCGATGTTGTGTTATAGCGCAACATATTGTAACGAATTGCGGCAAATGTCAGTGCTTGAATCGTTTGCTCATTTGCCTCTGGGCTTTGCACGCGTATGGCTTCTTTCATTTCCACAATTAACTCACTGATTTTGATGCCAATTCCTTTACGACCAGACATCGCATACACTTCTTTCCCTTCTACCGTTTCTAAACCAAGCTTAGATGCCGTATTTTTACTAAGGGATACGACGCCGTAGGAAACGTGCTTTAATTGAGCAGCTTCCGTCTCGTAGCCAGCAGCGTGAAGGGCTTGCTTCACAACTTTCTGAGGATATTCTTGACGATAATCAATGACATTAATGACTGCGTTTCCTCGCCCAAACGGTTGTGGTTGCCCTACTGCACTGGTTGTCCAAAGAGTCTCTGTTTTTTGCTTGTACAAAAAGTCATTTTCTAGTAAACCAAATTTCCACATGTGGTAAGCAATATCTTTTGCCGTATACGTTAACACACCATTAGACCGGATCAATACTTTGTCTGCTTGATGTTCAGCAGACTCTTCATTTGCCTCTTGCTTATCATTCGTGCGAATGACCCAGCAGCCAGCTTGAGGACCGTGTTCTTGTTTAAAAAACACCTCAGTTGTTTTTAATTTTTCAAATGCCCGATCCCAGAATCCATTCGCAATGATGTCTCGCTCCCACACTAACAAATCGTAAGTAATATCAAACTGTCCCATTTCTTCGACGTGCTCGGCAGACAACTTATCTGCAACTGCGTAACCAAGCCAAGAGATACTGTTATTACCTTCTTCAAGCTTATGTAATACATTATCACGCTTATCTGTAGATAACTCACCTTTATCGTACATCTGATTTAAAGACGAATAAACATCCCAACAATAGTCACCAAAGCGGGTTGCCGGTTTATCAGACTCCGTATGAAGAAGTGCCGTAAGGGTATCTGCCAGCTGGTTACCGAGGTCATCGATATAGTTATGCGTTTCCACTTCATGATGATCCTGTTTCATCATTCGTGCTAGCGTATCACCAATACATGCGTTTCGTAAATGGCCAATATGTGCTGATTTATTTGGATTAATGGATGTATGCTCAATGACAACTTTTTGTTTATCCACCTGTTTGTCCGTTGATGCAAAGAAAGCGACCTTATCCCAAGCTATAAAGAAGTTAATAAACCCCGGTCGAACAACATCTATTTGTTTAACCGGCAACTTTGTTTCTACAAGCTTCTCTTTTAGATCAAGCGCAATATCATATGGATTTTTCTTCGCAACCCGCGCAAGTTTCATCGCAATATTCGTTGCGTAGTCACCATGAGCAAGCTGTGCTGGCTGCTCAATTTCCACCTGCACATCGCAATCGTACGTTTTCACAATGTCTTTAATGGTTTGTTGAAGAATTTGGCCGATTTCCATTCTATTACTCCTTTGTTTTATTGTTTCGTTTCGCTCTTTAACTGTTCAATAAATGCTGCCTCTTCTTTTGTTAGTGCATACCCATTTAATAAATCCGGACGTCGCTTGAACGTTCGGCGCAACGATTCTTCTCTTCGCCACTTCTCAATATTTTCATGATGGCCAGAGCGCAAAACATCCGGAACGGTTAGACCTCGAAATGTAGCTGGCCTTGTATAATGAGGGTGTTCTAACAGCCCAGTAGAATAAGAATCGGTTACCGCAGAATCTTCATTACCAAGCACACCTGGAAGAAGACGTGTAATACTGTCAGCAAGAACCATTGCTGCGAGTTCACCACCAGTAAGAACAAAATCACCAATTGAAATTTCATCTGTAACAAGTGACTCTCGCACCCGCTCATCAAAACCTTCATAATGTCCACAAAGGAAGACGATATGGTCTTCTTGAGAAAATTCTTCTGCTTTTGCTTGTGTAAAACGTTCCCCTTGAGGACATAGGAGTACAATTCTTGGCTTTTTCCCGCCTTGTTCAGTCACATGATCTACTGCATCAAAAATTGGTTGAGGGGTTAGCACCATGCCTGCACCACCGCCATATGGATAATCGTCCACTTTTCGATGTTTATTCGTTGTAAATTCGCGGAAATCAATTGCTTGAAACGTAACGAGTCCTTTTT from Shouchella hunanensis includes these protein-coding regions:
- a CDS encoding sulfite exporter TauE/SafE family protein — its product is MALSEVIILIVIGFIAGVINTVSAGGSLLTLPLLLFIGLPATEANATNRVAIVAQSITSIITFKRKQSLQLRKNATIYLTSAVGAIFGAFSALSISDRTFVFILALTMVTSILFLIWNPLKAVNRSVTLTPFMSFLGGALTIGIGFYSGFIQVGVGFYIMILAILLYKRSFAEATLIKIIVAGVSVSLSLVIYAANGQVNWLVGVVLASGNMAGALLGSRIVLGKQTKWIRIVLICTILLMAIRLLFELYT
- the ylqF gene encoding ribosome biogenesis GTPase YlqF, whose translation is MKTIQWYPGHMAKARREINEKLSMIDVVIELLDARIPVSSQNPVIDELVQHKPRLILLNKTDLADPKQTEHWKHFFERQGHAVVEVNSQTGQGVKKIVPACQALAKDLYRKWESKGMKPRALRAVILGIPNVGKSTFINRLVNKRQAKVGDRPGITKQQQWIKVGTSLDLLDTPGILWPKFEDQEVGFRLAATGAIKDELLDYGDVAAFVLRYCLDVYPELIKKRYQLDDDIDGEDMGSLFDEIGRKRGCMLRGGLVDYDRTAELLLRELRSGTIGRITLERVPTPE
- the lepB gene encoding signal peptidase I; this translates as MKSRANLVEWAKILSIALITTVLVRMFLLAPIVVDGHSMQPTLDSGDKMIVNQIEYAFSKPERFDIIVFHAPEGKNYIKRVIGVPGDELVYREDTLFINGEAVEEPYLEGLKKSVQQGQLLTGDFTLEEITGNTIIPEESYFVMGDNRRLSKDSRAIGLVSKEDVIGKANVIFYPFENISIVE
- the rplS gene encoding 50S ribosomal protein L19 — encoded protein: MSNLIKEITTEQLRTDHPDFRPGDTLSIHVKVVEGTRERIQLFEGVVIKRRGSGISETFIARKISYGVGVERTFPLHSPKIEKIEVKRQGRVRRAKLYYLRSLRGKKARIKEIRR
- a CDS encoding arginine--tRNA ligase translates to MEIGQILQQTIKDIVKTYDCDVQVEIEQPAQLAHGDYATNIAMKLARVAKKNPYDIALDLKEKLVETKLPVKQIDVVRPGFINFFIAWDKVAFFASTDKQVDKQKVVIEHTSINPNKSAHIGHLRNACIGDTLARMMKQDHHEVETHNYIDDLGNQLADTLTALLHTESDKPATRFGDYCWDVYSSLNQMYDKGELSTDKRDNVLHKLEEGNNSISWLGYAVADKLSAEHVEEMGQFDITYDLLVWERDIIANGFWDRAFEKLKTTEVFFKQEHGPQAGCWVIRTNDKQEANEESAEHQADKVLIRSNGVLTYTAKDIAYHMWKFGLLENDFLYKQKTETLWTTSAVGQPQPFGRGNAVINVIDYRQEYPQKVVKQALHAAGYETEAAQLKHVSYGVVSLSKNTASKLGLETVEGKEVYAMSGRKGIGIKISELIVEMKEAIRVQSPEANEQTIQALTFAAIRYNMLRYNTTSDIIFDLDEATQVTGNTGIYLIYTYARANSILQKAQAADLTSTEGSFAEAEDAERAILKHVSGWNGTFERSISELEPNLLCTFAFELASLYNRFYALCPVIKATPDEQKRRLKLTELVKQQLEVVFSILGLPKLERI
- the trmD gene encoding tRNA (guanosine(37)-N1)-methyltransferase TrmD, encoding MKIDILTLFPEMFTGVFGSSILKQAQEKGLVTFQAIDFREFTTNKHRKVDDYPYGGGAGMVLTPQPIFDAVDHVTEQGGKKPRIVLLCPQGERFTQAKAEEFSQEDHIVFLCGHYEGFDERVRESLVTDEISIGDFVLTGGELAAMVLADSITRLLPGVLGNEDSAVTDSYSTGLLEHPHYTRPATFRGLTVPDVLRSGHHENIEKWRREESLRRTFKRRPDLLNGYALTKEEAAFIEQLKSETKQ